Proteins co-encoded in one Hyla sarda isolate aHylSar1 chromosome 1 unlocalized genomic scaffold, aHylSar1.hap1 SUPER_1_unloc_3, whole genome shotgun sequence genomic window:
- the LOC130298162 gene encoding oocyte zinc finger protein XlCOF8.4-like, translating to MERDRNKMADRIINLTLQILFRLTGEDYKVMKKSSSGRCRAPVCEGWRRTLSQIPGPPPHSLIHEEMDEQKIRELINKMMELLTGEVPIRCQDVAVYFSMEEWEYVEGHKDQYKDQVMMGDQQPLTSPVRFSKRTAAERCPRPLLPQDQDQGEDLNNINAPETHVSGDEQYKEDIPTGKDLNNINARDMKEEEETDVSSDEQYKEDVPTGNRPGDAQYQRHLNN from the exons atggagagagacaggaacaagatggccgacaggatcataaacctcaccctacagatactcttccggcttactggagag gattacaaagtaatgaagaagtcctctagtgggcgctgtcgggcccctgtgtgtgaaggatggagaAGAACCCTGAGCcaaatcccggggcccccacctcactccctgatacatgaggaaatggatgaacagaagatccgagaactcatcaacaagatgatggagctgctgactggagag gttcctataaggtgtcaggacgtggcggtctatttctccatggaggagtgggagtatgtagaaggacacaaggatcagtacaaggatcaggtcatgatgggggatcagcagcccctcacatcaccag tcagattcagtaagagaacagcagcagagaggtgtccccgtcctcttcttccacaggatcaggatcag ggagaagatctgaacaatattaatgctccagagacacatgtgagcggtgatgagcagtataaggaggacattccgacaggaaaagatctgaacaatattaatgctagagatatgaaggaagaagaagagacagatgtgagcagtgatgagcagtataaggaggacgttcctacaggtaaccgcccag